ATTTGCTGTAGATATAATTAAAATAGATCGCTCTTTTATCACTAATTTTCCTAATCATAGCAAAAGAAGTGCTATTGTATCAGCAATTATAGCTATGGCTAATAAACTAACCATGAAAACAGTTGCTGAAGGTGTAGAAAGTTGGGATGAAATAAAGTGTTTAAATGAATATAAATGTGATGAAGCTCAAGGATATCTCTTTAGCAAACCAATACCTGCAAAAGAGTTTGAAAATTTACTCAAAAATAATATAGAATTTAAAATGCATGCATAATTAAAAGGCCAAGTTTAAACTTGGCCTTTTAATTATCTACCTAATACTCAAGTGTCCTTCTAAATCTCTTTTCATCAGAGTATAGCTATCAGAATTTTTAGATTCGATTAGAAAATGATCTCCTTCTAAGTCTGAAATAAAATCATTAAATCCCTGCCTCTTTAAATAATTATTAAGATCAAAAATACTATCACTTTCCCCTAAAAGTACTTTATCACCTACAAACTTGCCATTGAGATAAACATGATATCTATCATGTTCTAATTTAAGATCATCTCTTATATCTGTATCTCCATGATAAAAATTAGGAAAGAAAGACATATTAAAATCCCAATTATTGAAAAAAGTTATTTTTATATCCCCCTTTATAGTTTAAAATTCTAATATTTCTTATCTACAGTATTTCACTCCTGTAAAATAATATAAGTGGAGATATTTGTAATATAAATACTATTAAGCTTTATACTATACTTTCTTCCCTACTAAAGCATATTGTTCATTGCTTAAGTCTACCTTTTTAAGCAATTCTATATTATAATCTTCTAAAATATTTATTAAATCTTCTATTGATATCCTTTCATCATATGGTGGGCCTCCTTTAGTCTTTACCTTCTTCCAGTCAATAATAGCTAACTTGGAATTTACTTTCATTTTATTTAAGTAATTTTCTAGAAACTCACCTATATCCTCTACCTCATGCATTACATTTGAGATTAGCATAAAGTCAATAGATTCATCAGAAATATTAGCATTATGTTCTTCTGATTTTATAACCTCTATATTCTCTATACCTTCATCTTCTATAATTTCTTTTAAATAATCTAACATCTCTACTGAAGTATCTAGAGCAAATACTCTTCCCTTAGCACCAACTATCTCTGCTGCTGCTAAAGTAAAATAGCCTATTCCACAACCTATATCTGCTACATAATCTCCCTCTTCTAACATTAAGTTATATAAAGTATCTTTAGGTGGTAAAGTTCTCCTTCGCTCTGGGTTATCTAATTTCTCTTTATTTTTAGGATTAAATTTATGAGCCATAATTCCTCTCCTCTCTTAGATAAAAATATATATTTAATTTAAAATGTTTGACTAAAATCAAAAAACTTTAGCTAAAATTGCTTTAATCTCTTCTACTTCTGGTTCTTGAGGATTATTTTCCATATCACCATGACTACAAGCTAATCTAGCAAGCTCTAATAACTCATCTTTTTCAACATTAAAATCTCTTAATTTGGACTTGATATTAAATTTTTTGTTAATAGCTTTTAACTCTTCAACTAAAGCATTAATAATCTCTTCCTCAGCTAGCTCTTTTATCTTTATTCCCCATGCTTCTGCTATATCAATATATCTATCCTCTACTATCATTGAATTATACTCTACTACATAGGGCAAAACCATAGAAATTCCTAATCCATGTGGGATTCCATAGTTAGCACCTAAGACCATCGAGATAGCATGAGCAGCTCCTACCCCTGCTTGAGAAATAACTATTCCACTTAAAGTAGCTCCTAAAGATAAATTCGTCCTAGCCTTTAGATTTCCTTCATCTTCATAAATATCATAAATTCCTTCTTTAATTAATTTAAGTGATCTAATAGATAATAAATCTGATATCAAACTAGACTTTGGGGATACATAAGCTTCTATAGCTTGGCATAGTGCATCTACAGCTGTATTTACTGTAATACTTTTAGGTAAAGTAAAAGTAAGTTCAGGATCTACTATAGCGACTTCTGGAAAGATATAATGGGAAAATAATATTCTCTTGGTGTAATTACCTTTGTCAGTTATTACTGCTGCTGGAGTAACCTCACTTCCTGTACCTGCTGTTGTAGGTATAGCTACAATTGGTAAAATATCTTTTTTAATTCCAGAAACCCCAATCTTGCCATCAACCAAATAATCTATTATTTTAGCAGGATGAGTACTAGCTACAGAAATTCCTTTAGCAGAATCAATACTACTCCCTCCCCCTAAAGCAATTATAAATTCACAATTATTGTCCTGTGCAAATTTAGCGCCCTTATCTATAATTTCAGATGATGGATCAGGCTCTACTCCACTAAAGATCTTATAGTCTATCCCTGCTTCAGCTAAATACTCTTCTAAAACAGTTAAAATGCCTACTTTAAACATTGTTTTATCAGTAACAATTAAAGCTCTATTACCATAATCATTAATTAATTGACCTATTTCAGCTAACTTTCCTGCACCAAAAATAATTTTAGTAGGACTAAAATATTCAAAATCAAACATAGCTATTACCTCCATAATTATAGATTTAGAATATACTAGTCCTAGTATGTTTAAAGTTTTAAATCTTTATTTTGAAAATAAGCAACTAATATACTAAAAAGTAGAAGGCTACTCGTATCTAACAAGCAGAACCTTCTTGACTGATAACTTATCAATCAATACTATACCTTAGTAGAGCTGGGATATAACTCTCTAAGACTAAAATAAAATCTAAATATATTGTTATAGAAAGATATTGCGACAGTTTCGGAGTTAGGCGTTAGGAAATGGGGGATAGGAAGACCTTACTAACTCCTATAACCTATGACCTATCACCTAAAAGTGTCCCAATATCCCCATTAAATCCCACTTTTAACTTAGACAACTATAAAAAATAAAACACC
Above is a window of Orenia marismortui DSM 5156 DNA encoding:
- a CDS encoding class I SAM-dependent methyltransferase, which produces MAHKFNPKNKEKLDNPERRRTLPPKDTLYNLMLEEGDYVADIGCGIGYFTLAAAEIVGAKGRVFALDTSVEMLDYLKEIIEDEGIENIEVIKSEEHNANISDESIDFMLISNVMHEVEDIGEFLENYLNKMKVNSKLAIIDWKKVKTKGGPPYDERISIEDLINILEDYNIELLKKVDLSNEQYALVGKKV
- a CDS encoding iron-containing alcohol dehydrogenase family protein translates to MFDFEYFSPTKIIFGAGKLAEIGQLINDYGNRALIVTDKTMFKVGILTVLEEYLAEAGIDYKIFSGVEPDPSSEIIDKGAKFAQDNNCEFIIALGGGSSIDSAKGISVASTHPAKIIDYLVDGKIGVSGIKKDILPIVAIPTTAGTGSEVTPAAVITDKGNYTKRILFSHYIFPEVAIVDPELTFTLPKSITVNTAVDALCQAIEAYVSPKSSLISDLLSIRSLKLIKEGIYDIYEDEGNLKARTNLSLGATLSGIVISQAGVGAAHAISMVLGANYGIPHGLGISMVLPYVVEYNSMIVEDRYIDIAEAWGIKIKELAEEEIINALVEELKAINKKFNIKSKLRDFNVEKDELLELARLACSHGDMENNPQEPEVEEIKAILAKVF